Proteins from a genomic interval of Meiothermus sp.:
- a CDS encoding spermidine/putrescine ABC transporter substrate-binding protein produces MKRLFALCLLALSFALAQPREMRLFIWSEYMDPAIIKAFEQKFNLRVRIDLYESNEDMLAKLQAGGVSQYDVIVPGDYIIPTLIQLKLIQPLDKSKIPNLKNLDPKFANPPFDPGNRYSAAYQWGMSGIMYRKDRVPTPTSWSVILGPGADKPFVLMDSIREMLGAALRFQGKSINTRNPAEVRAAGQVLLSAKKNPRFLGFEGGVGAKNRLVAGTATYAVVYNGDALKAADENKNVGFVVPREGAALFLDNMAIPARAPNPEAAHQFINFILDAKIGAQLSNYNRYATPNKAALPFINPADRKNPAIYPDAATMQKLEFVLDLGKDTRLYDEVWTAVKSR; encoded by the coding sequence ATGAAACGCCTGTTTGCCCTCTGCCTGCTGGCTCTGTCCTTCGCCCTGGCCCAGCCCCGCGAGATGCGGCTTTTTATCTGGTCGGAGTACATGGACCCGGCCATCATCAAAGCCTTTGAGCAAAAGTTCAATCTGCGGGTGCGCATCGACCTTTACGAGTCCAACGAGGACATGCTGGCCAAGCTCCAGGCCGGGGGGGTCTCGCAGTACGACGTCATCGTACCGGGCGACTACATCATCCCCACCCTGATCCAGCTCAAGCTGATCCAGCCCCTCGACAAGAGCAAAATCCCCAACCTGAAAAACCTCGACCCCAAGTTTGCCAACCCCCCCTTCGACCCCGGCAACCGCTACAGCGCGGCCTACCAGTGGGGCATGTCGGGCATCATGTACCGCAAAGACCGCGTCCCCACCCCCACCAGTTGGAGCGTGATTCTGGGGCCAGGGGCCGATAAGCCCTTCGTGCTGATGGACTCCATCCGCGAGATGCTGGGGGCGGCGCTGCGCTTCCAGGGCAAGTCCATCAATACCAGGAACCCCGCCGAGGTGCGGGCCGCCGGCCAGGTGCTTCTCTCTGCCAAGAAAAACCCCCGCTTCCTGGGCTTTGAAGGCGGCGTGGGGGCCAAGAACCGCCTGGTCGCCGGTACGGCCACCTACGCGGTGGTCTACAACGGCGACGCCCTCAAGGCCGCCGACGAGAACAAGAATGTGGGCTTTGTGGTGCCCAGGGAAGGGGCCGCGTTATTCCTGGACAACATGGCCATCCCCGCCCGTGCCCCCAACCCCGAGGCCGCCCACCAGTTCATCAACTTTATTCTGGACGCCAAAATTGGGGCCCAGCTCTCCAACTACAACCGCTACGCCACCCCCAACAAAGCCGCCCTGCCCTTCATCAACCCCGCAGACCGCAAGAACCCGGCCATCTACCCCGATGCCGCTACCATGCAGAAGCTCGAGTTCGTGCTCGACCTGGGCAAAGACACCCGCCTCTACGACGAGGTCTGGACGGCCGTCAAGAGCCGGTAA
- a CDS encoding ABC transporter permease: MRLNPLISSAALATLAFLYLPMLAVAVLSFNKTRYGLQWSGFTWDWYVRLFSNPDILEAARNTFVLALVSTLIATVLGTLFAIALERYPWPRRSQGFLENLLYLPVVTPDIIFAVALVVAFGAFRAVSSLFEPGLFTMVLGHVTFQIAFVALTVRSRLKSLGHELDEAARDLYASYGYYVRRVLLPLLTPGIVAGAMLAFTLSLDDFVISFFTAGPTSQTLPLLIYASVRRGVTPEIHALSTLIFLVTVLLVLASERLTRR; this comes from the coding sequence ATGCGCCTGAACCCCCTCATCAGCAGCGCGGCCCTGGCCACCCTGGCCTTTCTGTACCTGCCCATGCTGGCAGTGGCGGTGCTCTCGTTCAACAAAACCCGCTACGGCCTGCAGTGGTCGGGCTTTACCTGGGACTGGTATGTACGGCTCTTCAGCAACCCGGACATCCTCGAGGCCGCCCGCAACACCTTCGTGCTGGCGCTGGTCTCTACCCTCATCGCCACGGTGCTGGGCACGCTTTTTGCCATCGCCCTGGAGCGCTATCCCTGGCCCCGGCGAAGCCAGGGCTTCCTGGAGAACCTGCTCTACCTGCCGGTGGTCACCCCCGACATCATCTTCGCGGTGGCCCTGGTGGTGGCCTTTGGGGCCTTCCGGGCGGTCTCGAGCCTCTTCGAGCCCGGCCTCTTCACCATGGTGCTGGGGCACGTCACCTTCCAGATTGCTTTTGTGGCCCTCACGGTGCGCAGCCGCCTCAAGAGCCTGGGCCACGAGCTCGACGAGGCCGCCCGCGACCTCTACGCCAGCTACGGCTACTATGTGCGCCGCGTCCTGCTGCCCCTGCTCACCCCTGGCATCGTAGCCGGGGCCATGCTGGCCTTCACCCTCTCCCTCGACGACTTCGTGATTAGCTTCTTCACCGCCGGCCCCACCTCGCAAACCCTGCCCCTGCTCATCTACGCCTCGGTGCGGCGGGGCGTCACTCCCGAGATTCACGCCCTCTCCACCCTGATTTTCCTGGTTACAGTGCTCCTGGTGCTGGCCTCCGAGCGCCTTACACGGCGATAA
- a CDS encoding ABC transporter permease produces the protein MNRRMVWFGELTTPAQLYRRGLWFLLPAAIWILGLLVIPGLSLVALSFAERGQYGEVVWNFSLENYRRLLGYGIFGWSPDTILILLRSLWVAFVTTLICIVLAYPLAFFIASRPPRTRYLWLALVIIPFWTNLVIRTYAWQMLLAPDFPFAKLAQALGLLAPDSGLYPSPLAVYIGMITAFLPFVVMPLFSSVERLDWSLVEAAQDLYASRIRTFFQAIWPQTLPGLTVGIILTFIPAMGMFVIPDLLGGAKYLLVGNLIQQQFYASRDWPYGAAVSLGLMVMTLIGLAIYRRRGKDVDLV, from the coding sequence ATGAATAGGCGCATGGTCTGGTTCGGCGAGCTGACCACCCCGGCCCAGCTCTACCGCCGGGGGCTGTGGTTCCTGCTACCCGCCGCCATCTGGATTCTGGGCCTGCTGGTAATTCCGGGCCTCTCGCTGGTGGCCCTCTCCTTTGCCGAGCGGGGACAGTACGGCGAGGTGGTCTGGAACTTCAGCCTGGAAAACTACCGCCGGCTTCTGGGCTATGGCATCTTCGGCTGGAGCCCCGACACCATCCTGATTCTGCTGCGAAGCCTCTGGGTGGCCTTCGTGACTACCCTCATCTGCATCGTGCTGGCCTACCCCCTGGCCTTCTTCATCGCCAGCCGCCCCCCCCGCACCCGCTACCTCTGGCTGGCCCTGGTTATCATCCCCTTCTGGACCAACCTGGTCATCCGCACCTACGCCTGGCAGATGCTCCTGGCCCCCGATTTTCCCTTTGCCAAACTGGCCCAGGCCCTGGGCCTGCTGGCCCCCGACAGCGGCCTCTACCCCAGCCCACTGGCGGTTTATATTGGTATGATTACGGCTTTTCTGCCCTTTGTGGTGATGCCGCTCTTCTCCAGCGTGGAGCGGCTGGACTGGAGCCTGGTGGAGGCCGCCCAGGATCTCTACGCCAGCCGCATCCGCACCTTCTTCCAGGCCATCTGGCCCCAGACCCTACCGGGCCTCACGGTGGGCATCATCCTGACCTTTATCCCGGCCATGGGCATGTTCGTGATCCCCGACCTGCTGGGCGGGGCCAAGTACCTGCTGGTGGGCAACCTGATCCAGCAGCAGTTTTACGCCAGCCGCGACTGGCCCTATGGGGCCGCGGTCAGCCTGGGCCTGATGGTCATGACCCTGATTGGGCTGGCGATTTACCGCCGCCGGGGAAAGGACGTGGATCTGGTATGA
- a CDS encoding ABC transporter ATP-binding protein: MTVAIRPPATGESLSIQNVVKKFGDFTALGGVSLEVPAGQFFTLLGPSGCGKTTLLRIIAGLEVPTEGRVVLMGQDLTPLPANRRPVNTVFQSYALFPHLTVRENIAFGLKSRRIDRLEVERRVRYGLEMLQLERFAERLPHQLSGGQRQRVALARALVNEPQVLLLDEPMSALDAKLRAEVQVQLRRLQQQLGLTFILVTHDQDEAMAVSDRIALMRMGHLEQVGTPDEVYERPRTRYAAEFLGAANLIQGKRLPMGFEAPFGKLALGQTPPWDEGYVAIRPERVRLTEVEPRQNGLRVRVREAVYRGAYQEAWLEPCDIRVRTAPHPTLQAGQELWAELPVDALVVLDE, encoded by the coding sequence ATGACCGTCGCTATACGGCCCCCAGCCACGGGGGAGTCCCTTTCCATACAGAACGTGGTCAAAAAATTCGGCGACTTTACCGCGCTGGGCGGGGTGAGCCTCGAGGTGCCCGCGGGCCAGTTCTTCACCCTTTTGGGGCCCTCGGGCTGCGGCAAAACCACCCTGCTGCGGATTATCGCCGGCCTCGAGGTGCCCACCGAGGGCCGGGTGGTGCTGATGGGCCAGGATCTCACCCCCCTCCCCGCCAACCGGCGTCCGGTCAACACCGTGTTTCAGAGCTACGCCCTGTTCCCACACCTTACAGTGCGGGAAAACATCGCCTTTGGCCTCAAGAGCCGCCGCATAGACAGGCTCGAGGTGGAACGGCGGGTGAGGTACGGGCTGGAGATGCTCCAGCTCGAGCGCTTCGCCGAGCGGCTGCCCCACCAGCTCTCGGGGGGGCAGCGTCAGCGGGTGGCCCTGGCCCGGGCCCTGGTCAACGAACCGCAGGTGCTCTTGCTGGACGAGCCCATGAGCGCCCTCGACGCCAAACTCAGGGCCGAGGTGCAGGTGCAGCTCCGGCGGCTCCAGCAGCAGTTGGGCCTGACTTTTATCCTGGTCACTCACGACCAGGACGAGGCCATGGCGGTCTCGGATCGCATCGCCCTCATGCGGATGGGCCACCTCGAGCAGGTCGGTACCCCGGACGAGGTCTACGAGCGGCCCCGCACCCGCTACGCCGCCGAGTTCCTGGGGGCGGCCAACCTGATCCAGGGCAAACGGCTCCCCATGGGCTTCGAGGCCCCCTTTGGCAAGCTGGCCCTGGGCCAGACCCCGCCCTGGGACGAGGGCTATGTGGCCATCCGGCCCGAACGGGTGCGGCTCACCGAGGTAGAACCCCGGCAGAACGGCCTCCGGGTGCGGGTGCGCGAGGCGGTCTACCGCGGGGCTTATCAGGAAGCCTGGCTCGAGCCCTGCGATATCCGGGTGCGCACCGCCCCCCACCCCACCCTGCAGGCCGGGCAGGAACTCTGGGCCGAGCTGCCTGTAGATGCCTTGGTGGTGCTGGATGAATAG